The following coding sequences lie in one Flavobacteriales bacterium genomic window:
- a CDS encoding metal-dependent transcriptional regulator — protein sequence MNSLAEENYLKALYKLGGKTNEVQTNALADELSTKASSVTDMMKKLSDKKLVNYEPYKGVSLTNNGSEIALSVIRKHRLWEVFLVDKLAFKWDEVHEIAEQLEHIQSEDLIEKLDEFLDYPKFDPHGDPIPDKDGKIQQYFKLTLSQLDKKDRAIVVGVKEHSKSYLNYLDELGLGLGAEIDVEDKVEFDSSMKISINKQTPITVSNQTTKNLYIKKIN from the coding sequence ATGAATTCTCTTGCGGAAGAAAATTATTTAAAAGCCTTATATAAACTTGGTGGTAAAACTAATGAGGTTCAAACTAACGCACTGGCAGATGAGTTAAGTACAAAAGCATCATCGGTTACTGATATGATGAAAAAATTATCAGATAAAAAATTGGTGAATTACGAACCCTATAAAGGAGTTTCATTAACAAACAATGGGAGCGAAATTGCTTTATCTGTAATCCGAAAACACCGCTTGTGGGAAGTTTTTTTAGTTGATAAGTTGGCTTTTAAGTGGGATGAAGTGCACGAAATTGCAGAACAATTAGAACATATACAGAGTGAAGATTTAATTGAAAAACTAGACGAGTTCCTTGATTATCCTAAATTTGATCCTCATGGTGATCCAATTCCAGATAAAGACGGAAAAATTCAACAATATTTCAAACTTACACTATCTCAATTAGATAAAAAAGATAGGGCTATAGTTGTTGGAGTAAAAGAACACTCCAAATCGTATTTAAATTATTTAGATGAATTAGGACTTGGTTTGGGTGCAGAAATAGATGTTGAAGATAAGGTTGAGTTTGATTCTTCGATGAAAATTTCTATTAACAAACAAACTCCAATAACTGTATCGAATCAGACTACAAAAAACTTATACATAAAAAAAATTAACTAA
- a CDS encoding ZIP family metal transporter: MLDELKAFFETIESPVNQALLASLFTWGLTALGASFVFFFKTVNRAVFDGMLGFTGGVMIAASYWSLLAPSIEMAESSGVIPWLPAAVGFSAGALFLFALDKVMPHLHINFKKDETEGIKTEWHRSTLLVLAITLHNIPEGLAVGVLFGGAAVGFEGATLGGAIALAIGIGIQNFPEGIAVSMPLRRQGLSRWKSFNYGQLSAIVEPVAAVLGAWAVMTFQPILPYALAFAAGAMIYVVIEEVVPETQRDRFTDVATLGFIGGFLVMMILDVALG, from the coding sequence ATGTTAGACGAATTAAAAGCATTTTTTGAGACCATTGAAAGTCCAGTAAATCAAGCATTGTTAGCTTCTTTATTTACGTGGGGTTTAACAGCTTTAGGGGCATCTTTTGTTTTTTTCTTTAAAACAGTTAATAGAGCTGTTTTTGATGGAATGTTAGGTTTTACAGGCGGAGTAATGATTGCTGCAAGTTATTGGTCGCTATTAGCGCCATCTATAGAAATGGCAGAAAGCTCAGGTGTTATACCTTGGTTGCCTGCTGCTGTTGGTTTTTCGGCGGGAGCATTGTTTTTATTTGCTTTAGATAAAGTAATGCCCCATTTGCACATTAATTTTAAAAAGGATGAAACCGAAGGTATAAAAACCGAATGGCATCGTTCTACACTTTTGGTTTTAGCCATTACATTACATAATATACCCGAAGGTTTGGCAGTGGGTGTTTTGTTTGGAGGTGCTGCTGTTGGTTTTGAGGGTGCTACTTTAGGAGGAGCAATAGCTCTTGCCATTGGTATTGGCATTCAAAATTTTCCTGAAGGAATTGCTGTTTCAATGCCGTTGCGTCGACAAGGTTTGTCTCGATGGAAAAGTTTTAATTACGGACAACTTTCGGCAATTGTAGAGCCTGTTGCTGCAGTTTTGGGTGCTTGGGCAGTAATGACTTTTCAGCCCATATTACCTTATGCTTTGGCATTTGCAGCAGGGGCTATGATTTATGTGGTTATTGAAGAGGTTGTTCCTGAAACACAACGGGATAGGTTTACTGATGTAGCAACCTTAGGTTTTATTGGAGGATTTCTTGTTATGATGATATTGGATGTTGCTCTAGGATAA
- the smpB gene encoding SsrA-binding protein SmpB: protein MVSNQVNIKNKRASFEYEFLETFTAGIQLTGTEIKSIRAGKASIIEGYCFLKDGELFIKNMYIAEYDKGTYNNHDPKRDRKLLLNRSELDKLSKKKKDVGLTIIPLKVFISKNGFAKMDIALAKGKKLHDKREDLKGKDAQREMDRAMKH from the coding sequence ATGGTGTCGAATCAGGTAAACATAAAAAATAAACGAGCGAGTTTTGAGTACGAGTTTTTAGAAACTTTTACCGCTGGTATTCAATTAACGGGCACCGAAATTAAAAGTATTCGGGCGGGGAAAGCAAGTATAATTGAGGGTTATTGTTTTTTGAAAGATGGCGAACTGTTTATTAAAAACATGTATATTGCTGAATACGACAAAGGAACTTACAACAATCACGACCCTAAACGTGACCGAAAACTGTTGTTAAACAGAAGTGAATTGGATAAGCTTTCAAAAAAAAAGAAAGATGTTGGGTTAACGATTATTCCATTAAAAGTGTTTATCAGTAAAAATGGTTTTGCAAAAATGGATATTGCTTTAGCAAAAGGTAAAAAACTGCACGATAAACGTGAAGATTTAAAAGGGAAAGATGCCCAACGAGAAATGGACAGAGCTATGAAGCACTAG